A region of the Dickeya chrysanthemi NCPPB 402 genome:
AACAGGTGGAAGAAGCCGTAGTAGTGGCACAGCGTGGTGACGCTGACTTCGCCGCTGTCGACTTCATGACGCATATACCCTATGGAGTAGAGGCCGGTGAGGAAACCGATCACCCCGAGAATCGCCAGAAACAGCGCGCTCAGGCTGTCGAGGTGCAGCCAGCGGTTGGCGGCCAGCAACTCACCTTGCTGGTAGACGGTCCAGACTGCCAGCAACGCCGCCAGCAGCAGGGCGCTGATACCTGCCAGATGAATTAGGCTCACCAGTGCGCGTGCCGCCGCGCCGGTAAAGCGGCAGGCGAACGCCAGCAGGGCGACGACAAACGGCACACCCAGCAGCAGGGAAAAAAGATCCAAAGTCGTCATGGTGATTATCCTTTCAGCGCAGTCAATTGCTGAACATCCAGCGTGTGCAGCGTGCGGTGGATTTTGCGCGCCATCAGCGCCATCACGATGACGGCGAAAATGGCGTCGGTCGCGATGCCGATCTCCACCAGCTCCGGTGCGCGGTAAGCCAGCAGCGCCAGCGTCAGGTGGGCGCCGTTCTCCATCAGGCAGTAGCCGAACACCTGTTTGAGGATGTTGCGCTGGCTGACGATACACAGCAGGCCAATCAGGAAGTGGCCGAGCGACACCGCCAGCACCGGCTTGAGGTCATTGACCATCGGCAGTTTCACCGGCGAAACGGCAAAGTAGCTTAGCAACACGATAAGCGTGGCGATCAGGATCAGCGTGGCGGTGCTGATCACGCCGCCGTCGGCTTTCGGGTCCGCCAGCCGACGGAACGCGAAGCCCATGATGGCCGGCACCATCACCACTTTGGTGATGAAGGCGGTCAGTGACCACAGATACAGTTCGTGGGAGCCGAGCAAGCCGCCCAGGGCGATAAAGATCAGCACCAGCACCAGCGACTGCAATGCATACAGCGCGGCGGATACCGTGGGTTTTCTGGCGGCGATCACCAGCAACGAGGTGATGATCAGCAAACCAGCCAGATTATTGACGAGAAGCGATCCAGTCATGGGAGTTCCTTATTTCAGCCAGAGTGCGGCGATAACGCTGGAGCACAGCGACATCACTATCAGCACCAGCAGCACCAGATTCATCGACATCGGCACCGGCGTCGCTGACGCCACCTCCTCGGACGGCTCGCCCGGTACGGTGCGGCCAAACCAGAAGAGGAACCAGGCAAAGCTGGCGACCGATTCCACCAGCACGATGACCAGCAGCGGCAATAACCACCAGATGTCGTTGGAGAGCGCAAATCCGGCGGCGAACAGCGGGAATTTGCTGAAAAATCCGTTGAACGGCGGCACACCGGTGATAGCCAACGCCGCCACGCAGAAACCGATGCCCAGCAGCGGCAGGCGCGCCATCATGCCGCGCAACTGCGGCAACATGCGGGTGCCGCAGCTGTAGCTGAGCGCCCCGGCCACCAGAAAGAACAAGCTCTTGGCGTAAGCGTGGTTGAAGATGTAGGCCATCCCGGCGTCAAAGGCCATGCGCGAACCGAAGATGGACAACGACAGCGCCAGAAAAATATAGGCAAGCTGGGTGATGGTGGAGTACGCCAGCAGTCGCTTCATGTCTTTTTGCGGCAGATACATCAGGAAGCCGTACACCAGCGTGATGGTGGCCATGATGACGCCTACCACGCCGATAACATGTGGCACCTCGACGGCAGACAGAATGGCGCGGGCAAAAATATACACGCCGACTTTCACCATCGACGCGGCGTGCAGATACGCACTCACCGGCGTCGGCGCTTCCATCGCGTCCGGCAGCCAGACATGCAACGGCAACTGGGCCGATTTGCCCCAGGCGGCGAACAGAATGCCGCTGAATACGATGATTTTGCTGCTGTCGTCCAGTTGCGCGATGGCGCTGAGCGCGAAGGTGCCGGTCGAGGCGAACAGCCAGGCGGCCGCCAGATACAAGCCGACGGAAGCGACGTGGGTCACCAGCAGCGCTTTAAGTGCCGAGCGCAGTGACTTCGGTTTCTGGTAGTAGCCGATCAGCGCCCAGGAACAACCGCCGGTGATTTCGAAGAACAACAACTGACCGAGCAGGGTGGACGACAGCGTCAGCCCGGCCATGGCGCCGATAAATACCAGCAGAAACGCGTAGTAGCGATTACTGCCGTCGTGTGGGTGTTCGCGATTGCCCAGCGTCAGGTAGCCGCAGGAATAGAGGCTAACCAGAAAACCGAGCGAGACCACCGCAAAGCCGATCAACAGGCTGATGCGATCGAACACGAAACCGAACAAATCTGCCTGGCCGTACCGATAAAGCGGCACGACCAGATCGGTTTTGCCGCCGTCGAAGTAACGCCAGGCCAACAGCGCCATACCAAGCGTCGCCAGCAAGGCGAACAGCGTACACAACCCTTTGGCAAGGCGTTGCGGCGCAAAAGCTATCAGCAGCGCGCCGAGAAACGGCAGCAGCAGGGTGGCAAGAGCAATATTCTCCATGATGGATGCCGACTCCTTATAATCCAGTCAGGTAGAAAACGAATGCCAGCGCCGCCACACCGAAGCCGAGCCAGGTCACCCGGCCGGTCAGCAGGAAGCGCCCGCGCGCCAGGCTGTTTTCGATAATCGCGGCGATGACGAATACCACCACCAGCTTGATGAACAGCGCCAGCGCGCCCCACAACAGACTGACGGCGGTCAGCGTTTCCGCTTTGCCGAACGGCACGAAAATCGACAGGAACAGGGTGGCGACCACCACCTGCTTAAGGCTGATGCCCCATTTCACCAGCGCCAGCCCGGCACCGGCGTATTCGGTCAACGGCCCTTCCTGCAGTTCCTGTTCCGCTTCCGCGACATCGAACGGGATTTTGCCCATTTCGATAAAGGTAGCGAAGGCGCAGGCCAGCAGCGCCAGCACGGTGGCGGTCGGCGATACCCAATGGCCGCTCGCCAGCTTGACGCTGATGTTGCCGATGTTGGTGGAGCCGGCGACCAGCGCCACCACCAGCAGCGCGAGCATCAGGATAGGCTCTACCAGAATGCCGAGCGTCAGTTCGCGGCTGGCGCCGATACCGGCGAAGGTACTGCCGGAGTCCAGGCCGGACAGCGAAAAGAAAAAGCGAAATACCGCGAACAGGTACAGCAGGGTGATGACATCTCCGGCGGAACCGAACGGCGAAGCATCGGTCATCGCCGGCAGCGTCATCGCCACCAGCAGCATGGTGCCGAGCAGGATGAACGGCATCAGGCGAAACACGCCGCCGCTGTGCTCGGGCGCCACTTCCTGGCGTCGCAACAGTTTGACGATGTCACGATAGTCCTGCAGCACCCCCGGCCCTTGTCGGGAGTGCATTTTGGCGCGGAGCACGCGCGACAGGCCGGACAGCAGCGGTGCCGCCGCCATCAGCAGTACAGCCTGCAACAGCGCGCACAACAGCGGAAAAATGAGTGAAACGTAAGTCATGTTCCGGTCTCCTTAAACCAGAGTGACCAGTAGCAGGGCCACCAGCGCCGCCACCACATACAGGCAGTACACCCGGAAATCGCCGTGCTGAATCCATTGCACGGCACGGCTGATGCGCTGCACGGCGCTGACCACCGGCATGACCACGTGGTCATCCCAGACGGGTTCGGCTCGTGCCGCCGCCAGCGTGGTTTTTTCCAGTGCCTGTTGCATCGCCGGAGCCGGATCGAGGGTTTTTCGTACCCGATAGAGCGGCGCGAACATCACCCGCAGCGGCTGGGTAAAGCTGCCGGCGGAAGCCGACATGGCTTGCTCATAGCCGTAACCACAGGCCCAGGGCGTGCCTTTCTGACGGAAACCGAGGCGCGGGCCGCGCAGCAGGCTGTAGAGCATCAGCGGCAGCAACGGCAGCGCCAGCAACAGGATGAAGATCAGCGGGGTATTGAGGCGGGTCTGCTGGCTGTCGCCGGGGAAAACCCCCAGCCCTTGCGCCATGGCGACTGCCGGGGTCTGTGCCAGATCGGCCGCGATGCGGGTAATAATCGGCGAAACCACGCTGGCACCGATACCGAGCAGCACGCACAGCAGCGCCAGCAATAACATGGCGAGCGTCATCGGCCAGGGCACTTCACGGGCGTGGGTGGCTTTCTCGCTACGCGGCGCGCCGCAGAAACTGATGCCATACACCTTGACGAAACACATCGCCGCCAGCGCACCGGTGATCGCCAGCATCACGATGGCGATCGGCGCCGCCAGGCGTAAACCAATGCCGCCGTCATGGCTGAGGGTGAACAGCGACTGATAGGTAAACCATTCGCTGACAAAACCATTGAGTGGCGGCAGGGCGGATATCGCCATACAACCCACCAGAAACGCCAGCGCCGTACGCGGCATCAGCCGTGCCAGCCCGCCCATTTTTTCCATGTCTTTGGTGTGGACGCGGTAAATCACCGCACCGGCGCCGAGGAACAGCAACCCTTTGAACACCGCATGGTTGAGCAGGTGATACAACCCGCCCAGCAGGCCAAGCAACGCCAGCAGCGGATGGTGGGTGGCGATGCCGATCATGCCGACGCCGACGCCCATCAAAATGATGCCGATATTTTCTACCGTGTGGTACGCCAGCAGACGCTTGATATCATGCTCGGCCAGTGCGTACAGCACACCCAGCACTGACGAAACCGCGCCGAATGCCAGCACGACGACGCCCCACCAGGTTTCCGTGGCACCCAGTAAATCAATACCGACTTTGATGATGCCGAACACCCCGATCTTCACCATAACGCCCGACATCAACGCAGAGGCGTGCGACGGGGCAGCCGGGTGAGCGCGCGGCAGCCAGCCGTGCAACGGCAGCATCCCGGCTTTGGCGCCGAAACCGAAAAACGCCAGCAGGAACACCACCGAAGCCTGCGGCGCCGATAGCGAAGCATGGCGGAAATCGGCGAAGTCGAGGCTGGCGCTGTGGCGATAGAGCAGGAAGAACGCCGCCATAATCAGTACGGAACCGGCATGGGCAATCAGGAAATAGAGCAACCCGGCGCTGACGGCTTCGTCATCCTGATCGGCGATCACCAGGAAGTAGGAACTGAGCGACATCACTTCGAACAGCACAATGAAGTAGAAGGCGTTATCCACCACGACCAGCGCCACCATGGAGGCGACAAACAGGTTCATGAAGAACCCCATCGCCCAGGCGCCACGGCCACGGTACTCCTCCAGATACGCCAGCGAATACAGTGCGGATACCGCCACCAGCAGTGAAATCACCAGCGTCATAAAGGCGGCGAGTGTGTCAAAGCGCAGCGTGAGGTGGGCAAAGGCGTCAAACGGGCCGTCGAATACGGCGGTCAGCGCGCCGCCGCCCAGCAGTACCGGTGCCGCGGCCAACACCCCGGCGCAACCGCCCGCCAGCGCGCACAGCCCACTGAGGCGGATCGCCAGCGATTCCCGGCGGCAGCACAGTAATGAGAACAAGGCGCCCGCCAGATACAGCGCCAGCGACAGGCCCAACCATTGTAATGGCGTGATCAATTGTAATGGCGTGATCAATTGCCATGGCGTCATCATAGGTTTTGCTCCCTGTCAGCCCCGGCAGGGGGAAACGGGACGTTGCCTTGCGGCCATTCCGCCGCCTGACGGCGTTTAGCGGCGATAGCATCGTCCAGCGTGGTGTCATCCACCAGATACAGCGCGCGGGTCGGACAAACGCGCACGCATTCCGGCCCTTGTTCGCGGAAGTCGCACAGATCGCATTTCACCGCAATGCTGCGCACCCCGGCATTCCATGCCAGCATCGGATGTACCGACGGCAGGCTTACGGGAACATCAGACAGCAGTGTCAACGGAATGTGTTGATCAAATGCCGTCGGTGTGGCCAGCGGCGTACTGCCGGATGGCGTAATCGCGCCAAATGGACAGGCGATGGCGCAGAGTTTGCAGCCGATACAGGTGTTTTCATCCAGCAACACGGCGTTGTCCTGATGCCTGATGGCATTGACCGGACAGACCTTGGCGCAGGGGGCGTCTTCACAGTGACGGCATA
Encoded here:
- the hyfB gene encoding hydrogenase 4 subunit B; translation: MTPWQLITPLQLITPLQWLGLSLALYLAGALFSLLCCRRESLAIRLSGLCALAGGCAGVLAAAPVLLGGGALTAVFDGPFDAFAHLTLRFDTLAAFMTLVISLLVAVSALYSLAYLEEYRGRGAWAMGFFMNLFVASMVALVVVDNAFYFIVLFEVMSLSSYFLVIADQDDEAVSAGLLYFLIAHAGSVLIMAAFFLLYRHSASLDFADFRHASLSAPQASVVFLLAFFGFGAKAGMLPLHGWLPRAHPAAPSHASALMSGVMVKIGVFGIIKVGIDLLGATETWWGVVVLAFGAVSSVLGVLYALAEHDIKRLLAYHTVENIGIILMGVGVGMIGIATHHPLLALLGLLGGLYHLLNHAVFKGLLFLGAGAVIYRVHTKDMEKMGGLARLMPRTALAFLVGCMAISALPPLNGFVSEWFTYQSLFTLSHDGGIGLRLAAPIAIVMLAITGALAAMCFVKVYGISFCGAPRSEKATHAREVPWPMTLAMLLLALLCVLLGIGASVVSPIITRIAADLAQTPAVAMAQGLGVFPGDSQQTRLNTPLIFILLLALPLLPLMLYSLLRGPRLGFRQKGTPWACGYGYEQAMSASAGSFTQPLRVMFAPLYRVRKTLDPAPAMQQALEKTTLAAARAEPVWDDHVVMPVVSAVQRISRAVQWIQHGDFRVYCLYVVAALVALLLVTLV
- a CDS encoding respiratory chain complex I subunit 1 family protein; translation: MTYVSLIFPLLCALLQAVLLMAAAPLLSGLSRVLRAKMHSRQGPGVLQDYRDIVKLLRRQEVAPEHSGGVFRLMPFILLGTMLLVAMTLPAMTDASPFGSAGDVITLLYLFAVFRFFFSLSGLDSGSTFAGIGASRELTLGILVEPILMLALLVVALVAGSTNIGNISVKLASGHWVSPTATVLALLACAFATFIEMGKIPFDVAEAEQELQEGPLTEYAGAGLALVKWGISLKQVVVATLFLSIFVPFGKAETLTAVSLLWGALALFIKLVVVFVIAAIIENSLARGRFLLTGRVTWLGFGVAALAFVFYLTGL
- a CDS encoding 4Fe-4S dicluster domain-containing protein, which encodes MNRFVIAEPTRCIGCNTCMAACTQVHRQAGLQSHPRLTVERDAGGTAPVLCRHCEDAPCAKVCPVNAIRHQDNAVLLDENTCIGCKLCAIACPFGAITPSGSTPLATPTAFDQHIPLTLLSDVPVSLPSVHPMLAWNAGVRSIAVKCDLCDFREQGPECVRVCPTRALYLVDDTTLDDAIAAKRRQAAEWPQGNVPFPPAGADREQNL
- a CDS encoding hydrogenase 4 subunit D, producing MENIALATLLLPFLGALLIAFAPQRLAKGLCTLFALLATLGMALLAWRYFDGGKTDLVVPLYRYGQADLFGFVFDRISLLIGFAVVSLGFLVSLYSCGYLTLGNREHPHDGSNRYYAFLLVFIGAMAGLTLSSTLLGQLLFFEITGGCSWALIGYYQKPKSLRSALKALLVTHVASVGLYLAAAWLFASTGTFALSAIAQLDDSSKIIVFSGILFAAWGKSAQLPLHVWLPDAMEAPTPVSAYLHAASMVKVGVYIFARAILSAVEVPHVIGVVGVIMATITLVYGFLMYLPQKDMKRLLAYSTITQLAYIFLALSLSIFGSRMAFDAGMAYIFNHAYAKSLFFLVAGALSYSCGTRMLPQLRGMMARLPLLGIGFCVAALAITGVPPFNGFFSKFPLFAAGFALSNDIWWLLPLLVIVLVESVASFAWFLFWFGRTVPGEPSEEVASATPVPMSMNLVLLVLIVMSLCSSVIAALWLK
- the hyfE gene encoding hydrogenase 4 membrane subunit encodes the protein MTGSLLVNNLAGLLIITSLLVIAARKPTVSAALYALQSLVLVLIFIALGGLLGSHELYLWSLTAFITKVVMVPAIMGFAFRRLADPKADGGVISTATLILIATLIVLLSYFAVSPVKLPMVNDLKPVLAVSLGHFLIGLLCIVSQRNILKQVFGYCLMENGAHLTLALLAYRAPELVEIGIATDAIFAVIVMALMARKIHRTLHTLDVQQLTALKG